In Ignavibacteriota bacterium, a single window of DNA contains:
- the gap gene encoding type I glyceraldehyde-3-phosphate dehydrogenase, with the protein MAIKVGINGFGRIGRLVFRRALEVGGFDFVSINDLTDAKTLAHLLKYDSVHGKFKGEVSVDGDDLIINGDRLKITAERDPANLHWQGVDVVIESTGIFTKRDQIAQHLTNGARKVVLTVPAKDEIDATVVLGVNDSVLTGGEKIISNASCTTNCLAPLVKVLNDSFGLEKGLMTTVHSYTNDQRLLDLPHKDLRRARAAATNIIPTTTGAARTVGKVIPELKGKLDGFALRVPTADGSITDFVAVLKRDTSIEEVNAAMKVAADGPMKGILEYCDEPIVSSDIIGNPHSSIFDALSTMVSGNLVKVVSWYDNEFGYSCRVVDLVKKVAG; encoded by the coding sequence ATGGCAATCAAGGTTGGCATCAACGGATTCGGCCGCATAGGCCGTCTGGTATTCCGCCGCGCATTGGAAGTAGGCGGTTTCGATTTCGTTTCCATCAATGACCTGACGGATGCGAAAACACTCGCGCATCTCCTGAAATACGATTCCGTGCACGGCAAATTCAAGGGGGAAGTGTCCGTCGATGGAGACGACCTCATCATCAACGGAGACCGTTTAAAAATCACCGCCGAACGCGATCCGGCTAATCTGCATTGGCAGGGTGTCGATGTCGTGATCGAGTCGACCGGCATTTTCACGAAGCGCGATCAGATTGCGCAGCACTTGACAAACGGCGCGCGCAAAGTTGTCCTGACAGTCCCGGCAAAGGACGAGATCGACGCAACCGTGGTGCTCGGCGTCAACGACTCCGTGCTCACTGGCGGCGAGAAGATCATCAGCAATGCCTCGTGCACAACCAACTGCCTCGCGCCGCTGGTCAAGGTGTTGAACGACAGCTTCGGCCTCGAGAAGGGACTTATGACCACCGTGCACAGCTACACGAACGACCAACGTCTTCTCGATCTTCCACACAAGGACCTGCGCCGCGCCCGCGCCGCAGCCACGAACATCATTCCCACCACAACCGGCGCGGCGCGAACAGTGGGAAAGGTGATCCCCGAACTGAAGGGCAAGCTCGACGGTTTCGCTCTCCGCGTCCCGACCGCTGATGGATCGATCACGGATTTTGTTGCGGTGCTGAAGCGCGACACCTCGATTGAGGAAGTGAATGCCGCGATGAAGGTAGCAGCCGACGGCCCGATGAAAGGCATTCTCGAGTATTGCGACGAGCCCATCGTGTCGAGCGATATCATCGGCAATCCGCACTCATCCATCTTCGACGCGCTGTCGACAATGGTGTCGGGGAATCTCGTGAAGGTCGTCTCGTGGTACGACAACGAATTCGGATATTCCTGCCGTGTTGTTGATCTGGTGAAAAAAGTCGCCGGCTGA
- a CDS encoding LCP family protein: MQNQAGRSSEGNPEKSTKRRPFFRFMKKAFLWSLGILLLWWLLSAVIPGLPTPARAGIALLGLMKDVTDDVYVSANKEHLEQAARDVMSEAEETSTEPDAATSDSQRSSADRQRRLPAVPAQEDSALRTTLKAISSAPLIRGRIINILLVGVDSRIGSRSARADAIHLFTVNPDSAVVEITSIPRDMYVDLGYPDTTSFNIIANARAAGYPGFLRRVEEIAKRGPIKYYAEVGFSQAMGVLEMLGYKDPVSTLKFLRTRKGLAAGDVQRSHNQAVFLRQSLMSKFGLFTGATGDLILAAGLNFVATNMSKDFCQGLVYAMDQRGFPTHRIDAVRLRMPPTYKIRLKDMAVDSATIARTVARNRQYEEEDVPRIDVTRHLRRVTREAIADSNRPGQVIFKLNRIAEQHAWIQIRDQRARVGIRDTLLTLLERAYRKVGKTAEADHVVDLRRSEDVLIQTKLP, from the coding sequence ATGCAAAACCAGGCAGGCCGTTCGTCAGAGGGCAACCCCGAGAAGAGCACAAAACGGCGCCCCTTTTTCCGATTCATGAAGAAAGCGTTTCTGTGGTCGCTTGGCATTCTTCTTCTCTGGTGGCTGCTGTCTGCAGTCATCCCCGGTCTGCCTACACCGGCACGAGCGGGTATTGCGTTGCTCGGGCTCATGAAGGACGTGACCGACGATGTGTATGTCTCTGCGAACAAAGAGCATCTGGAGCAAGCCGCTCGCGACGTTATGAGTGAGGCCGAGGAGACCAGCACAGAGCCGGATGCAGCGACCTCCGACTCGCAGCGCAGTTCCGCGGACAGGCAACGGCGCCTGCCCGCCGTGCCCGCACAGGAGGACTCCGCGCTGCGCACGACGCTGAAAGCTATCTCGAGCGCGCCGTTGATACGGGGTCGCATCATCAACATCCTCCTTGTCGGTGTCGATTCACGCATTGGCAGCCGGAGCGCGCGCGCGGATGCGATTCACCTCTTCACCGTCAATCCGGATTCCGCGGTGGTTGAAATCACATCCATTCCGCGGGACATGTACGTCGATCTCGGATACCCCGACACCACATCCTTCAACATTATCGCCAATGCGCGCGCCGCGGGGTACCCCGGCTTCCTTCGGCGCGTCGAGGAAATTGCGAAGCGTGGTCCGATCAAATACTACGCGGAAGTGGGTTTCAGTCAGGCGATGGGCGTGCTTGAAATGCTCGGGTACAAGGATCCGGTCAGCACACTCAAATTTTTGCGCACCCGCAAGGGACTTGCGGCCGGTGATGTTCAACGGTCGCATAATCAAGCAGTTTTTCTTCGTCAAAGCCTGATGTCGAAATTCGGGCTCTTCACAGGGGCCACGGGTGATCTTATCCTCGCCGCCGGTCTCAATTTTGTCGCGACGAACATGTCGAAGGACTTTTGCCAGGGCCTCGTGTACGCAATGGATCAGCGCGGATTCCCGACGCACAGAATTGACGCAGTCCGCCTTCGTATGCCTCCGACATACAAGATACGGCTCAAGGACATGGCGGTCGATTCCGCCACCATCGCGCGGACAGTAGCGAGGAACAGGCAATACGAAGAGGAAGATGTCCCGCGCATCGATGTGACGCGCCACCTGCGCCGCGTCACACGCGAGGCGATCGCCGACAGCAACAGGCCCGGGCAGGTTATTTTCAAACTCAACAGGATCGCCGAGCAGCACGCGTGGATACAGATTCGTGATCAACGCGCGAGGGTCGGCATTCGCGATACACTGCTCACGCTACTCGAAAGAGCGTACCGGAAGGTCGGTAAGACGGCGGAGGCCGATCATGTTGTCGATTTGCGGCGGTCGGAGGATGTGCTCATCCAAACCAAACTGCCCTGA
- a CDS encoding B12-binding domain-containing protein, with protein sequence MKHFSTTTERVVEAIADTAPVDERLQRRIVDGDAIGLQTDLDEALRQYPAIDIINTILLGGMKIVGELFGSGQMQLPFVLQSAETMKAAVAYLEQFMDKVDGIHKGTLVLATVKGDVHDIGKNLVDIILSNNGYKVINLGIKVPVETMLNAVEEHKADAIGMSGLLVKSTVIMKENLELMRHRGMQIPVVLGGAALTRRFVEQDLRAVYDGDVAYANDAFDGLAFMERVISGESAATQPRVHQEAVLSGTEAKVAEASVHAQDVRRESFVRRDVQVPVPPFFGSRVVRDISLDHVFEFINEVALIRGQWQVRRGALTESDYEALLQKEIRPALERVKDQARKDAVLEPALVYGYFPCWSEGNDLVVGRPIDTDESGLHTTWLKTVYARDELVEWQRFQFPRQTSDRHLCIADYFTPGESGNTDVCAFHLVTMGSHASEYTARLFADGKFQEYLYMHGLTVECAEALAEFWHKEIRRELGIGHQDAESIRRLFSQGYQGSRYSFGYPACPNLEDQKQLFALLKPERIDVTLTDEWQLVPEQSTSALIVHHPDARYFTIKD encoded by the coding sequence ATGAAACACTTCTCGACGACGACGGAACGTGTGGTGGAAGCCATCGCCGACACTGCGCCTGTTGATGAACGACTGCAGCGCCGCATCGTGGACGGCGACGCAATCGGCCTGCAAACCGATCTCGACGAGGCCCTGCGCCAGTATCCCGCGATCGACATCATCAACACCATTCTGCTTGGCGGAATGAAGATCGTCGGCGAATTGTTCGGTTCGGGTCAAATGCAGCTTCCCTTTGTGCTGCAGTCCGCCGAGACCATGAAGGCGGCAGTGGCATATCTCGAACAATTCATGGACAAAGTCGACGGCATACACAAAGGCACGCTGGTACTCGCAACCGTGAAAGGCGACGTCCACGACATCGGGAAAAATCTCGTGGACATCATCCTGAGCAACAACGGGTACAAAGTGATCAACCTCGGCATCAAGGTGCCCGTCGAGACGATGCTGAACGCGGTGGAGGAACACAAGGCAGACGCCATCGGGATGAGCGGACTGCTGGTTAAATCCACGGTGATCATGAAAGAGAACCTGGAACTTATGCGCCACAGGGGCATGCAGATTCCTGTTGTTCTCGGCGGAGCCGCGTTGACACGGCGCTTTGTGGAGCAGGATCTCCGGGCCGTGTACGACGGGGATGTCGCGTACGCCAACGATGCATTCGACGGTCTCGCTTTTATGGAAAGGGTCATTTCGGGTGAATCCGCCGCGACGCAGCCGCGAGTACATCAGGAGGCGGTTCTGTCGGGCACCGAAGCAAAAGTCGCGGAGGCCTCGGTCCATGCTCAGGATGTGCGGCGCGAATCGTTCGTGCGACGCGATGTTCAGGTGCCTGTTCCCCCGTTCTTCGGTTCACGGGTCGTGCGAGACATTTCATTGGACCACGTCTTCGAATTTATTAATGAAGTGGCGTTGATCCGGGGCCAGTGGCAGGTACGCCGGGGCGCACTCACGGAATCCGACTACGAGGCGCTTCTGCAGAAGGAAATTCGTCCGGCACTCGAACGGGTCAAAGACCAGGCGCGAAAAGATGCCGTGCTGGAGCCGGCCCTCGTGTATGGGTATTTCCCCTGCTGGTCGGAAGGCAACGATCTCGTTGTAGGCAGGCCAATTGATACGGACGAATCCGGTTTGCACACCACATGGCTCAAGACAGTGTATGCGCGTGATGAACTCGTTGAATGGCAGCGTTTCCAATTCCCTCGGCAGACGTCCGACAGGCATCTTTGTATTGCGGATTACTTCACGCCCGGTGAAAGTGGAAACACGGATGTGTGCGCATTCCATCTCGTCACCATGGGGTCTCATGCCAGCGAGTACACCGCCCGACTTTTTGCGGACGGTAAATTCCAGGAATACCTCTACATGCATGGGCTGACCGTCGAATGCGCCGAAGCCCTTGCGGAATTCTGGCATAAGGAGATCCGGCGCGAACTCGGGATCGGACATCAGGATGCCGAGTCGATCCGGCGCCTATTCTCGCAGGGGTATCAGGGATCGCGCTATTCCTTCGGCTATCCGGCGTGCCCCAATTTGGAAGACCAGAAACAGCTCTTTGCTCTCCTGAAACCGGAGCGCATCGACGTCACGCTTACTGACGAGTGGCAGCTTGTTCCCGAGCAAAGCACAAGCGCCCTCATCGTGCATCATCCCGATGCACGGTACTTTACAATCAAAGACTGA
- a CDS encoding Rrf2 family transcriptional regulator, which produces MLYSKTAQYSIQAMLFIAANHTESNILVRDIAMALDLPASFLSKILQSLSRYGFLNSVKGPRGGFSLSEKGATSTVAQLVEVIDGPMDFDMCLAGFDPCNNENPCPFHDQWKRIREEIRDLVAKKSIMKLSNDLPNKYRPVLLGSGAVIEKNKLLKPAKKTTAKAKPAAKKRR; this is translated from the coding sequence ATGCTGTACTCCAAGACGGCGCAATATTCTATCCAGGCCATGCTTTTCATCGCGGCGAACCACACGGAAAGCAATATCCTGGTTCGTGATATTGCGATGGCGCTCGATCTTCCTGCTTCCTTTCTCAGTAAAATTCTGCAGTCGCTCAGCCGGTACGGTTTCTTGAATTCGGTCAAAGGCCCGCGTGGCGGTTTCAGCCTTTCTGAGAAGGGCGCGACCTCGACCGTTGCACAGCTCGTCGAAGTGATCGACGGTCCGATGGACTTCGATATGTGTCTCGCGGGTTTCGATCCCTGTAATAACGAGAATCCGTGCCCGTTCCACGACCAGTGGAAACGCATTCGCGAGGAGATCCGCGATCTTGTCGCGAAAAAGAGCATCATGAAGCTCTCGAACGATCTTCCTAATAAATACAGGCCTGTTCTGCTCGGTAGTGGGGCTGTCATCGAGAAAAATAAACTGCTCAAGCCGGCAAAAAAGACAACGGCGAAGGCCAAGCCCGCAGCGAAAAAGCGCCGCTAA
- a CDS encoding MTH1187 family thiamine-binding protein — MILCELTIFPTDKGESVSNYVARCIDIIDRSGLPYQLTPMGTILEGQWTDVMDVVHRCFESLAADCRRINVSMKVDYRAGDASRMTSKTERIRELLGRTISV; from the coding sequence ATGATACTCTGCGAGCTCACAATTTTTCCGACCGACAAAGGCGAAAGCGTCAGTAATTACGTGGCGCGCTGTATCGATATCATCGACCGTAGCGGTCTCCCATATCAATTGACACCAATGGGCACAATCCTCGAGGGTCAGTGGACCGACGTGATGGATGTTGTCCATCGTTGTTTCGAGTCACTTGCGGCGGACTGCAGGCGGATCAACGTCTCGATGAAGGTCGATTATCGAGCCGGAGATGCAAGCCGTATGACGAGCAAAACGGAAAGGATCAGGGAACTGCTCGGCCGGACAATTTCAGTGTAG